Genomic DNA from Tachyglossus aculeatus isolate mTacAcu1 chromosome 10, mTacAcu1.pri, whole genome shotgun sequence:
CGAATTGTTTTATGTGGTGAAATGCACTGTCTTTGGGATTTGGGAGGTCTACGACAGCTGATGAATTTTTGCCATCTGAGGTGCCACGCTAGTCGAGATTTTTACTAAACCCCAGAGTAAAACCAAAACATGTCACTCATGGGAGTAGTTCCTCCGACAAAACCAATCTGAAACAGCAAAgatgagaaggaaaaagggatctGAAATAAACAAGTGAAAGGAGACACTAGAAACCCAAATGTTACtttcaaatacattttaaaaacctTAAAAACGGAGAAGGAAAAGTTAACCGTTATAGATTAATATTAAGGAAAACTGAAAACTCAGGAGAATTACTATTTGCACTCTAGAAGGAGAAACAAATCTAATATGAgcataaaaataatgaaaataaaaatgaacaacATCCACGGGAAAGAAAAATAACCCACTTATCATGATGATGGGAATGTTGAGTGAGTGCAAACTTCTGGCTCTTCGCTAGAGAAGATGCTTCGGGAAACATTCTCGTTTGAGAAAGAGGAACTTATAACATAATTCTCTTTGGAGAACTGTAACTTTACAAAATaagtggaaatttttttttaaaaaaagaggagcTCCACATTTTCTCCTCTAAAGACTTAGGAAGCTATTTCTTTGTTTCCATTTTAACCTCAATGACTAAACTGGCTTGTGATCACAATCAGATTTTCATTGGTTTCTCAGAGGGATTTGATATTTATTGGGAATAGCTGTTTCCCCGTTTAATTTGTTACACTTCATTtataatttttgttttttttctttggaTGGGGAGATGGTGTTAACACTACTGCCCAACATAAACTTGATGTATCAAGCCCACAATTCACTCAATACAGACCTCAAGTTAGTATTGGTTCGAAGGTTAAGACCAGCCCAACTGGAGCTCCCAGAGGAGGATACAGACTGGCCTCAGGGGGAGACGAGGTTGGTTCTGAGAAAAACCTGGGCCGACCCGGTGGTGACCcaaaccacagcacttatatttcattcagtcatatttattgagtgccaactgtgggtggagcactgtactatgcgcttgggaggctacaaaaacaataaacagacgcattccctgcccacaacgagcttacagtctagagagtccacagtcattcaatcgtatttactgagcgcttactgtgtgcacagcactgtactaagcgcttgggaagtacaagttggcaacacatagagacggtccctacccaacaacgggctcacatctagaactGAACCTACTTTAGGAATTCAGTGAGCTGAATGGTAGGTAGTTCAACTATGTTGCATTCCTTTAATACTTAAAAGTTTGAACACCCAGGCACTTGATAATCTAAACATTTTAAAGCATCTTTGTCTTATTCTATTTAAGTCTTTGATCCCGATTCTTTACTGGACATTTTATTTGGcttccctaaactgtaagctgacAGTGCGCAGAGCAGCAGCTTTGTAACTTTCTTCTAGCCTTCGCTCAATGATTCTACTTGCCCTAGGTCCAACGGGGTGACTTCTAGGAGTCACCCGTCAATGCATATGTACATCCTCAGTAGTTCGCTACTAGTCAAGAGGGAAACGGCAGCCACCGGGCTACCGGACAGAATGGTATCTGGAATCCGAGGACCCAAGGTCTCCGCCAAGCATCGGTGTCCCTACCACCACGGTGCTATCCTAATATAAAGGCTGACCCTCAGCATCACAGTGCAGCAGAAGtagtaatgatactaataatagttgtggtatgggttatgcgcttatcatgtgccaagcaccttactaagcgctggggtagatacaggatcatcaggtcccaaacggggctcacagtctaagtaagaaggagaacaggtattggatccccattttgcagatgaaggaactgaggcccaggaaagtgaagtaacttagctccgggtcacacgacagacgagtggcggagccgagattagaactcaggtcctcggactcccaggcctgtgtgccatgctgcttctccacgttgCCTCCCTGCAATTCAGCTATCTTTTCCAGCAGTAGTTCCAGGAGTACCAGAAGCCGCTGGCGAGCAGAGAACACACAGAGGCCGGCAAGTAGGGAGGAGCCCAGGGCTGATCCAGCCTGGGCAAGCACATCCTAGGACCGGGAAACATTTACGGTCCGGCGGAGATGACATCGTGGTCCAGCCTTTTGGCCTAGGGGGTCTGACTGGGCAATGAAGGCCTTAAGTAGATCTCAAGCTACTCGATAAATTCACTACTTGCAGTTATTTTCTTGTCAGACTTGATTTTCTGCATTGTATTCTTAAATGGAACCCCATTAATGGGCAGGCACAAAACTACTTCCAAATAACGATATGCACTTTGGTTTTTAAACTGTGCTTCTCTGATGCAATTTAGATGCTCTGGAAACTTAAAACGGCCCGAGGCTAACGGTGCTTTACTTGAAACGTCAGCGTTCCACACTCTTTCTCGGTAACTTTAACTTTTAAGGAAAGGTACCAATAATGAGCTGCTCTCCCTGCCGGTGGCTACAAGACCGCTTTAAGATTAAGGAGAGAAAAACTTACCTAGCTGATATTTTGAATAATAATTTGTCATTTGTCCACTGTTGCAAGATTGTCTCTTATGTCTTTTTGTTGCGATCGTGTCAGTGGTCTTCCATGGTGGTCTTTTCCGCTTGCTGAGAGCTTCCGAACTCTCAGAAAGGCTCCTGTCATAACTAACGCATTTGTTTAACTGACTGCCGTCCAGCTGGCCGACCAACCTGCCATCTGAAGCATCGTCCGCTCGAGCTACTTCTACGGCTTTCGACTGTCCTCTCAGTGAATCCTGCTTGGTGGGCTGGGATCTTGAGGTGCTGTGCTTCGATTCTTCAACGCGAGGCTGAGGACCGCTTCCACTTTCAGCAGATTCGGGAGAGTAAACGATCGTATTGAGCCGCAACGCGTTTCTCTGATCAACAGTGCTGATCTTTCTCAAAAATATCCGACAGTCTCTAAAAGATTTCGATCTCCACGCACCGGGACAGATTTTTCCTTGCTTTGGTCTTTTTTCAACGTCTTTTGGGCAACAGTGTGCCCCGTTGGCCTTTGCCGGGGCCTCGAACACGTTTCCTAACCGAGGGCGAGTGTCGCGGTCAGAGAGTTCCCCCTTGGGCTGCAGGGCTGCCTGAGCCTCTACTGGGTGGTTGCCCGGGAGTGGGGCTAGATCACCGTTGTTCAAAAACTGGTTCTGGCACAAGAATCTCAAGTTCCTCCTCTTAGAACTCCACTCCACGGGCCCGCAGTTGTGCAGTTTCTTCACCTGCCTCCACCTCTCGTGCTGGAGCCTCTTAAAGTCCGTCCTCCTTAACCTAGTCAGCGTGAAATTACTTTTCACATTTAAGACGGGCGATCTCGCCATTTGATGCAGTATCTGCAGTTTCCCCGCTGCCTTGGAAGGAGAGGATAGTGcaaatttttttaagtgctttctgaacGGACTGGCGTTGAGATCGGACGGCTTGGCCCCTGGCTTCACGCCCCGCGTGCTGATGACTTCCAGAGGATTGCGAGCGTTTGCTTTTCTGACCAGTGAGAGGGATTGCGTTTCTGTAGTCTGCATGAACCAGGTGCAGAGCTCATTCATGTCACATTTTTTCTGAAAGAGCATTTTGACGGGTGAGACCTCGAGTTCCACGAGGCAGGTTTCCAGGGGGCTTGGCCTCTTGACACCGTCGTCATCTCGTTCGAGGCGGTTCTGTTTCTCATAGGGGTAGTTTTCCGATTCATCCCCGCTCACTTGCAACCAGGCGTTGGTGATCTGTTCAAATCTCTGGTTGAGCTCTTCCAACAGGGAATCGTTGGAGGTGGAACTAGCCCACCACCTGAGATTAGGGTTTGAGGAAAAGATCGGGTCCAAGGACACGGCGTCGCTTCCGGGGCCGGAGCCGTCCCGGGACGGGGCCTGGGTCGTGTTCCCTGAATTCCTGGTAGCCTGGGCGTCTCTGGATGCCCCGTTGGGCTTCGGCCGCTTACGTCTCTCCTTTTGATCTTTAGCTTTCTGCAGATGGAGTTTGTACGATTTATGCAGCAAGGCGTTTCGGTAAGTCAAAGAACTGGACGAGGCCAGTGAGTGTAAGAAATGCAGCGATGGTTTTCTATCTCGAATGGAGTGCCTCAGAGGCACGGTAGTAACCTGCCGCTCTGACTCCCCCTCAAACAGATCACCCGGAGGGGACCCCGTTGGATCCGTCTGAGTCCCTTGATCGCCCGGCTTCTCTTCGGACAGGGTCTTCTCTGACAACGCGGCCTCTTGTTGGAGAGGAGGCAAACAGCTGCTAATACTTACTTGTCTTTCCTGAGGTGAAAGTCTGTTAACAGTCACGGATATGCCGGAGATTTTCACTTTGGCTGGCCTACCCGGTTTCCTGATTACTGCCAACGGCTTCTGATTTGGACGTATGATATTCCTGCAAGGGTGAGGTATCGCGGACTTGTTCTTGGCAGGTCTAATATGCTCATAGCCAGACCCCAAGATCTCGGTTTCAGTAGCCAGAGTTGGCGTGTCGTTTCTTCTCTCATCCGAGCCAAGCTCTGCTGCTCTGGAATGTCCCAGGCTGTTACATCTATGCGGAAAATCAACGTCACGGTTACTTAAAGATGCTGCACCGCTTAGATCTGCGTTGCCTTCTGAGACGTGCCTTTTCGTTCTTCTGGACCTTCCGTAGACAACAGTCACCGTGATACTTTTACCGGCCCCACCGCCGATTCCTGAAATCGAAGGTTCTGGGCTCCTCTTCTCGACGCCGGTGGGCTCCCTCCTGCAGTTCGTGCTCTCAGTTGCGTCAATTTTCGGTTTCGGGGGCCTCCCGATGGGCCGCTTAATCTGCTTGACAACCTGAGGGCCTATTTTTTTGGGCCTGCCCGGTTTCCTTTTGGAAGAGGACTCACAAACGGTGCCTGGTTTTTCCAGAGATTCTTCCTGCGGCTTACAGTCACTTGCATCGCTGGCCAAAGCCGTGCAGGCCTCTGCAGCAGGGCCCCAGGCACACCCAGGGTCCCTGGCTTCCTCTGGGCTGCTTTCATTTCCATTGGAATCGTAACTAAAAGCTCCCAGGTAAGTCTCGGGGGCACCCTTGCCGGCTTCTCCCTTGGTTTCCACTGGGCCGTGTGTTGGGCATTTTTCAAAAGAACAAAGATCAACGTTTGCCTTTGGGGCACCGACGGACGTTAAAGTATATTTGACCCCTTCGCTGCTATTCACCTCTGAGACAAACATCAACTTGATAGGACTCGAGTAAGTGGAAAAAGAAGCGTTCTCCCCGACTTCGGGCCTGCACTGCAAATCTAATACGGAAGATCGGGTCAGGCTGCTGCCAAGCCCCCGATCTACAGCTTTGGCACAGTCTCTCATCGAAACATAGTCCCTTTTACCGTCATTGCTGGAAGGCCCCAGAGACTGGGGTATAAAGCTCTGCTCTCCGGTGATCGTTTCCGACAGTTTAAAATGCAAGTCCCTCCTGGCGCTTTGAATTCTGAGACGTGCGCCGTCTTTCGGTCGCCTGGGTGTTTTCTGCCCTTCGGATAAcggctgcttctccagagtcGCGTTGGCTATGTCGACCGTGTCTTCCAAGCACTCCATAACGATCTGCAGATCCGTGTTTCTTGCAACTGTGTTTACGTCTGAATCGTCTGCTCCTTCACCTCGAAGGTCTCTCACCATGTCCTTTTCCGGCGTTTCGGGAGCTTTCTGgaccttggggttttttttaaatagaaaattGTTTGTTACGTACACAGAGTACCATCCCGGAGGCACAATGTTCCGCTTGGTTCGGCTCAAGAGTCCGTCGAGATCTCCTTTCAAAGGGACAGGATTGTTTTCCAGTCTCGCAGTCTCTAGTTCACTCGGCATCTGGTCTTTGTCAACTGCCGGGTCGTCTCGGGCTGCAGGTAGGCTCGTCCTCTCTGGGGTAGTCGCAGTAAAGCTGGCCGAGAACGTGTCAACTCTGGGATTATTTTCAAAGTTACGCAGAGGTAGTTGTGCTGACGGCAATTCGCGTATTGGGAAAAACAGTGATGCTTCTTCAAGAGTTACACTGGGGAGGCTTTGGGGATTCTGCAAGGCGTAGTCTTCCAAGGCATCGTATCGCTCTGGGATTTTCTCATCACTGGCCATCAGCTTCTTGGAATTTTTTTCAGAGGTTGATTTTTTCCTGACAAAATGTTCATCGAGGCTGGCCAGCTCCCTCTTTATCTGCAAAGACTGCCGTCTAAACAAGGGTGAATCAGGAGAGTTATGCATCGCCAACAGCGTTTCCTGACGCTTGCGAAATCTAGTCtgaatgattttattttccaCCTTTTTATCGTGCTGATTCAGTAGTTCCATAAAACTGTAATCATTGGCTTTACCGTTGTGCAACAGGGAAGTTATTAAGTCTCCTAATTTTATGTTATTGTTTTCAGGGCTGCTGTCGCTACTGGACAGCTTGACCAGACTGGTGATGTCGGTGGGTTCGATGGATTTTAACTTCTCATTAATTCGATCCATTAAATCCTGAAAAATGGCCGGGCCTTCGCCGACCCGCTCAAACTTTTCACAATTTAGAGTGCAGTGGCTGATGGTTTCCCAGGAGGGCATAGACTCGTTTGTGTGGCCAGAGAGTGGTGCCCCACAGATTTTACCTCTCTCGTCCCCCTCGCCACTACTGCCTTCGGCCGGCAAGAGAGACGGAGGCTGCTTGACGGTGGCTTCCGGCCTGTTGTTCTCTAGAGCCGGAAAGCCCGAGCTCGAATCTTTCAGCTTTTCAAAATCTTCCGTCCGGACGGGTGACAGTGGCGGGGGCGAGGGGCTACGCGATCTGCCCGAGTCTTTCACACTGACGGACAAGTCGCACACTTTGGTCGGAGAGCGCGTGCGCCACGCCGATCGTGGGGAATCACGGCAGCAGCTCGGGAATTGTCCAGGGAAGCATCGGTGAGGATGGTGAGAGTTTGCTCCTCCTCTACTCACCTCCGCCTTCATGTGCTCCAGAGCCGCGGCCTGGCAAGGGAAGCACCGCAAATCTTTGACCAAGACTGACAGCGAGGCTAAACCGGCTCGATTTCTTTCACCTCTTTTGGTCAGCCTGTATTCGCAACTACAGGGCAGCCCACGCCCTTCGTCTTCAGGGAGAGGTCCCGGAGTAGTTGCAGCCAGAGCATGGGAGGGATTGCAACTGCAAATGGAAGAAGCATTTAGCTCTTGGATTAAAAAtttcaacatcgccaagatttgaTGTCGGTGATGTTTGCACAAAGATTCCAAAACTCTGTTTAAGGCggattttcttttttccattttagGAGCTTCCTCTGATTTTGCATCAATAGTGgaactaaaaataaaaatcaaacaaaaaaataaatgacagcaaAAATTCCAAAGGTATATGGGAGCTATAATATTAGGGGTCAAACTGGAGAATATTTTCGTATTTATGCATTATTCTCAACTGGTTCACCTaggcatgaagggggaggggtcaTCTCTCGATATTTCTTCAGAGAAAGACCTCGTATCACTCAAATGTAATGTTATCAATGGCCTTACGGTTAATATGTTAAAGTACGGAATAGTCAATGAAGAACAAGGCTGAACTCCACTGATGCTTGAAGTGTAGACCTGGAGTTAAACATCTTTTAGCTACTCTCCGAGATGGGTGCTATCTGAAGAATGGGCATTAAAACATTTTATGAGATTTCTCGCAAGATccatgggttaaaaaaaaaaaaaaccattctgATTAACGATTAGGCCCTCTCCATTTGGGCAAAATCAGGAGGAAAAAAACCTTAGCCAAATACTTCCGAAATCACAGTCTCAATGTGTTTAATATCAATGAGCCAGAGAAATGTTCTTCATCTCCATAATGGCAATCATAAAGAAAATTTGGATCTTATAAAATTCATGGTCTCGCAAATCTAAAATGAGCTCGTTCTACATTCACAGAGCTAAAGCTTCAAAAATGTGGAAAATATGGAACTAAAATAACCAGCTTTTAAATAGCTTAAGCACTTTCTAGAACTCTCAAAGAAAAATCACATTAGAACTAGTTACTACTTACCTAATTAGTTAATTTGAAAAGCTGAAAATGTTCCATTCCAGAAACTAACAGACCTGTCTTCAACTAAAAACACGCTCCAGTGTGGTACAGAAACTAAAATAGATGCCTAAAAATCAAATCTTTTGCCCAGTATCAGTAGCAGGAAGAACACATGTTAAAAGAATTCTGTTTCAGAAAAGTATATTTATGATTTTAAACATATCACCAAACTCTGAACATGACACTAGCCTATCTCTGATGACTGACTTTGGGTAGTTTTCAACAGCTCCCAATTGGCGGAACCTTTATTAGATAAGTTTTAGCCTCGCTGATGGGATTCAACTGTTTAAAACCCAATTgattgggtgtgtatgtgtgtgcctgtgtTTACGTGTATACATGAGCCATATTCTGTTCATAAATTTCCTAGGATGATTTATACATGCTCATAGTATTCAAAAGCAAAAGGGATGAGGAAAAAAGTAAATGAGGACTTTGCTTCTAACTCACCCACAAGCTTGACTTCGTCTAACTCATGGGAAACTCATGGAGATTTGAATGTTTAATGATTTCAGAAACTAAAATTAATTTTGTTTTCTAGCTGCTGGGAACCAACCCGATGAACTGAAGACTTTCCGAAGGATATTAGTATACAAGATTCACTGGAGTAAATCTCAAACTGGGAAGATAGTGTTACTACTTCAAATAAGTGACAAACTCAGATATGGAATGGTAAGAAGAACAATTGTTTGACATTGTCTGATCCTTACTGGGAAGTGAGGTGCTCTTGGAGACCTAACTTGTGTTTAAAAGAAGTTACCTGTGAAACTGCATTAGGTGGTTTTGTGAAAAAGTTCACTGTCACATGCATTTCACTAAAAGTGCCACTGCACTACCCGAGAAATACGTAAAGATAATGTGGGAAGGACAAAAGGAGAAGCAATATCGTCATACTTTTAAGACAGGATGGTCTCGGGATCCTTTTTATATGTTTTTAAATGATTGAAAACTTCAGTTGCCATCAGTTATATCTGAAAATAGCAAGGGGTCTTTATAAGATCAATTCAAAACAATTCTACAAGATATAAAGAGCCTATTAAAATGGTAAAATGTAGCTCCTGATGTATGTATAAAATTAACTGCCATCACGCTTTTGGGGGAAGTGATTTTTGCTGTGGACTTCTAAAAAAAAATCGTcgatattatttttaatattcctTTCTGAGATGCCCAAGGCAAAGGCAGATCTGTCAATATACCATATGCTGACTTGCGTTGAATGTGGTACTCCTGAAGGACTTCAAAACTGTAACTTGAGAAACCTCCTAAGAATCAGAGCTAATATAATTTAAACAGCCATACTCAGAAACTTATCTTAAGTAAATTCAGCCTCTTTTAGTTTCCTAAACCTTCTGGCTAACAACAAATGCTTTATTTTAGTTGTTTTTCCACTACATCCCGAAATGCTGTCACAAACACCAGTTGCATGATTATAATGCTTTCCAGAGAAACAAAGTCTCTTATTCCGAGATTAAAATTGAGACTCCTATTCCAATACAATTTTCCAAACGGACTGATGGAACACAGAGAACGGCCCAAAATACGTTTGGCCAATTTATAGAAATAAtgtatatgatttttttttttaagtttctacAAGATTTGGAGCCCCAGAGAGGATGATGAGATCTGCAACAAGGGCAGACAACAGTTACGGGAATAGGAAAGCCTTAAGGTAAAATTTAGTAATAAAAGTATCACGCAAGCTCTTAAAATGATGTTTTCCCATCAACGCTCTAGTATTTTGGGGGCGGTGGAggcagcagggaaggggagaaggatatTACGGTTTTTTCCAAATTTTGCTCACAAATCAGCCCAGTT
This window encodes:
- the LCORL gene encoding ligand-dependent nuclear receptor corepressor-like protein isoform X1, coding for MHCVGFESILEGLYGPRLRRDLSLFEDCEPEELTDWSMDEKCSFCNLQKETGSDHSTTVGSSQSTPTDELSSQGQSNTDKIECQAENYLNALFRKKDLPQNCDPNIPLVAQELMKKMIRQFAIEYISKSGKIQENRNGSVEPSLICKGIQMNPPENSLQEEQDGPLDLTVNRMQEQNTQQGDGVLDLSTKKTSTRSEESSRDPSSENSMTGSTIDAKSEEAPKMEKRKSALNRVLESLCKHHRHQILAMLKFLIQELNASSICSCNPSHALAATTPGPLPEDEGRGLPCSCEYRLTKRGERNRAGLASLSVLVKDLRCFPCQAAALEHMKAEVSRGGANSHHPHRCFPGQFPSCCRDSPRSAWRTRSPTKVCDLSVSVKDSGRSRSPSPPPLSPVRTEDFEKLKDSSSGFPALENNRPEATVKQPPSLLPAEGSSGEGDERGKICGAPLSGHTNESMPSWETISHCTLNCEKFERVGEGPAIFQDLMDRINEKLKSIEPTDITSLVKLSSSDSSPENNNIKLGDLITSLLHNGKANDYSFMELLNQHDKKVENKIIQTRFRKRQETLLAMHNSPDSPLFRRQSLQIKRELASLDEHFVRKKSTSEKNSKKLMASDEKIPERYDALEDYALQNPQSLPSVTLEEASLFFPIRELPSAQLPLRNFENNPRVDTFSASFTATTPERTSLPAARDDPAVDKDQMPSELETARLENNPVPLKGDLDGLLSRTKRNIVPPGWYSVYVTNNFLFKKNPKVQKAPETPEKDMVRDLRGEGADDSDVNTVARNTDLQIVMECLEDTVDIANATLEKQPLSEGQKTPRRPKDGARLRIQSARRDLHFKLSETITGEQSFIPQSLGPSSNDGKRDYVSMRDCAKAVDRGLGSSLTRSSVLDLQCRPEVGENASFSTYSSPIKLMFVSEVNSSEGVKYTLTSVGAPKANVDLCSFEKCPTHGPVETKGEAGKGAPETYLGAFSYDSNGNESSPEEARDPGCAWGPAAEACTALASDASDCKPQEESLEKPGTVCESSSKRKPGRPKKIGPQVVKQIKRPIGRPPKPKIDATESTNCRREPTGVEKRSPEPSISGIGGGAGKSITVTVVYGRSRRTKRHVSEGNADLSGAASLSNRDVDFPHRCNSLGHSRAAELGSDERRNDTPTLATETEILGSGYEHIRPAKNKSAIPHPCRNIIRPNQKPLAVIRKPGRPAKVKISGISVTVNRLSPQERQVSISSCLPPLQQEAALSEKTLSEEKPGDQGTQTDPTGSPPGDLFEGESERQVTTVPLRHSIRDRKPSLHFLHSLASSSSLTYRNALLHKSYKLHLQKAKDQKERRKRPKPNGASRDAQATRNSGNTTQAPSRDGSGPGSDAVSLDPIFSSNPNLRWWASSTSNDSLLEELNQRFEQITNAWLQVSGDESENYPYEKQNRLERDDDGVKRPSPLETCLVELEVSPVKMLFQKKCDMNELCTWFMQTTETQSLSLVRKANARNPLEVISTRGVKPGAKPSDLNASPFRKHLKKFALSSPSKAAGKLQILHQMARSPVLNVKSNFTLTRLRRTDFKRLQHERWRQVKKLHNCGPVEWSSKRRNLRFLCQNQFLNNGDLAPLPGNHPVEAQAALQPKGELSDRDTRPRLGNVFEAPAKANGAHCCPKDVEKRPKQGKICPGAWRSKSFRDCRIFLRKISTVDQRNALRLNTIVYSPESAESGSGPQPRVEESKHSTSRSQPTKQDSLRGQSKAVEVARADDASDGRLVGQLDGSQLNKCVSYDRSLSESSEALSKRKRPPWKTTDTIATKRHKRQSCNSGQMTNYYSKYQLGKFFSP